TCTATTACTAATTTCTATTAAATGTAATTGATTTCCTTGTCTATGTAAGCCTGTCTGTGTTATGTAAATACAATATTCAACATTTATGATTTGTTGATAACTCACCCATCATTTCATTCAATTAGTGTCCATCTAGCAGGCACAACATTTACTTGGTGACATTGTAGAcaaatacagtaataaaattatgttGGTTTTAATAGGCAACCCCATCCCCCCAGTTATACTTGTTAAATGTCATACCATAAcacagattttcatttttttgtgattattttttgaacagttttcaatatttcagtgaaagaaaGTCAATATTAACTAGCCTCTATCTGACTTTTTTCCCAGTTCTGTGATTTGGGATGaggttgtaatttttttaatgtaaatattatCATAATTAGACCTCTTCCTGCCAATGTCAGTTGTCTGAttatattttcctctttgctgtATAACATCACTAAGTATGAGAAACCTTTTCATTCCTTAAAATCCAAATCTTGTCAAAACAAGACCAAAACAGATATTTTAGCAGCATATGCAAAAGTTACAGACTGGAAAGTTAAAAAATGTGCTTATATAGTATCTTTTACAAaggtataaatatataatatgtAACTTTTGAATATGACTAATCTCAGTATCAGAAGCCAGAGAAATGAAGTGTACCAGTTTGGTACAGAGCTGAGATATCAGTAGTCCAGGGACAGTTTTGCTCCATACTCACCTCATGGTTACGTGGAGAAATATCTTTGCTATGATGGCTGTTACACTTAGGATGAGCAGTGCTGTCAGACAGTATATTGTCCATTCTGTaaaagagaagaagaggagagaggagctcTCAGTACATTAATTTACTTgcaatttttaatgaaataatattgcacaaaagaaacacataaccttttgttgcttttttcaaaactgtaCTTTGAAGATGCCTTGAACCTCTGTAAGCATTTTCTGCAAAGACTGGCAGAAAATACTGACTGTGTAACCCTCAGAACTGTTTTTTCCTATGCAGGACTGCTCCCTATAAAATTGCAAGTCGGGAAAATCCAAAGCATATATAAGATCATCTTACTAGTATCTAGGTAAGGAATCTGAACTCACTCAAgaggaaaatttaaaagcagaCTAAACAACATTCTAGAATATGTACCACCAGTAGTATCTGTTTGCAAGGGGGctagttttctttccttaattATGTAAGTAATCAGTAAGtatgggttgtttgtttttttttcctttctagacTCTATTGAATAGACAGGTGATAAGTATTTGTGGTCTGCTATTTTATTACTGACACTGAAGGCTCTTGGTCATTATACTTTACAGTTCAATTTAGTTCTGGTTGTACCAGAACCTCAAGCAGGACTTAAAAAATCAGCTTGACGCATTGTGACATTTGAACTATTTAAGAGATTAGGGCTTGAGGGAAGCCGACTTCTAAATTATTGGATGCCATTGTCATTTGGACTTCCATAATCCTGCAGTGGGAGATTATAGCATGTTGAGATGGGAAAGGGGATGGCAGTTTGAAAACAGGAGAGACCAATAGTGATATTGATGAAGAGTGCATTTCCAGTCTTCAATTATTTACTACTCAACAATTTCCTGAATGATGTCTTGAAGGTGACTTTTAGACACACAACAGTTCTCAGTGGGATCTGTCCTGCACCCATTAACTTGCTTCATCCTTGTCTAGCCCTCTATGTATTATTGCTGTAGCTTTTGTGAACTGGGATAACTGGAATGCATCCAGCATCCAGGCTCTTCTAGACTTCCAAGagcttgctctttttttcagcaCCTTTTGCCACCGCTGTGGTATGCACTGATGACTTAAGCTGACTCTGGTAAGGAGTCTGCTCTGACTCAGTATTCTGGTGTACTTTCATTCTCAAGACTCACCATCTTCACACTATTTCTGACTGAAATTAGAGCAGCACAATTAAAGGTAAACAGGCTAAATGAAAAGTCATCTATTACTAAGAGGCACAGTGGATCATATCTTGTGGcagaggaagcaaaggaaataatgaCTCTAGGTTGTGCCTTGGTCCACGTTTTCTTGTAATATTACCAGGCATGGAGCTACTAGGATGACTTGGGCTTGTTGTGATGACATAAAGTATCTTTGATGACCGGGCTGCATTGATGCTGATATTTGCTTGTTCATTTGTCTTCTCTGAAATAGTCTGATTGATTGGAGTCTTGTTTTGATGCACATTGTCCTTCACAGCTGAAAACACAAGagtattaataaaataaccATTTCTAAAGAGGTGTAATTGGACTTAATTTTGTGCTTGTAAACAGACACGTGCTGCTTTCTGGTTTACTTACAGAATTCTAATAATCAAATTATGTCTGATGCCAGAAAAAGCCTGCACTTCACCAAGTTAGGGTTCTCAAAATGTTTCTGGAAGCTAATTGTTCATCATAACATTAAGTGAAACTCATGGACTAAAATGCTGTATAATGATGACTTTTGATCTGAGTGGAATAGGCTGTTTGAAAGAGCCAAAATGGACCACAATGCAAATGagctacagatttttttgttctgtttcagcTTTGTCATTTTCCAGTCTGTTTTGAAAGGCTCACTGAAACATAGAAACAGCGAAGTTAGCTTTTTACCTCTATATCTGACAGCAAATCCCTGGGCTTGATTAATTTCATCTGAGAAGAAGTACAAAATGACAAAATCCAAAGAGATGTTAAAGGTGTGGGGAGGCCGGTTCTTGCCATTAAAACGAGCTAGAACATGATAGGTGTAGCCATCCAGCAATTCCACCATATCTGTAGCATCTTTGATTTCAAAAAGGGCAAAGCTGAAGTGGATTTGAGATGCTCCTGGAACTTGTATGGTCCAGTAACAGACTTTGCCAGTGCCGTATGTGTCAGGAAAATCTGGGGAATAGATCACAGCTGTAGCAGAAGTATAATTCCCTCCACAGGCACCAATAAGggctgtgaaaaaaatgaaaagaaaaataagaggttATACATCAGTTATGCACAGCTTTAGTGCTCTGTAGATTCTAATACTCAAATTTGACTTGAAGGTACAGACTTGCAACCCCAGCAGGATGCACTGTCTCTCTGGTTATTCTTGTCCTTCCCCAGTACTGGGAGCACAGCTATTGTCACATCAGCTTGGGATACACTGTGTCTCATTACTCAGAGACTTGCGTATCAAGCCTGAATACTGCAGCGACCCTTTCTCCTTGTATGTAACCATATACCCTTTCCCACATTCCTGCAGGAACAGGAGAAACGCTAAATCACTGATCCAGGGACTTCTACatcaggcaggcaggcaggcaagtaGATTAGTCACTGTAACTCTCACTGTTGAATTGTAATTCCTTCACAGCCTTATCAAATTCAACAAACAAATCTTCACAGAACAGCTGAGGTTGAAAGGGAACCCTTGAGATTgtctagtccaatccccctgctcaaagcaggagACATTGTCTAGTTGTTTGAGTCCCCAAgggtggagactccacaacctctttgggcaacctattccagtgtcaaCCTCACCAtcaataaataagtaaataattctTATGtttacaattattttcctaTATTGCAGTTTGTACCTGTTGCATCTTGTCTATTCACTAGACAATACTGAGGAAAGTCTGGCTTCATCTTTATATGCTCCTATCCGTTATTTATGAAATGATACAAATTTAAAAGGTCCATTCCCCTGAGCCCTCTTTACTCAAGAATCCAAGatctctcagcctctttttaTATGAATGCTGTAATCCCTTAATTACCTTTGTGGCAATTTCTATGGGCTTTTTAAGCATCCTGACTTTTGATCTTGTCCAAATTATGTTTCGCCTTACCTTCACTAAGTAATGTGAAAAAGATCCTGTTATGAAGGccaaagaaagtattttagaTTTGCTGCTACCTTTTATATTCAAAACAAGTAAACTTCCAGTAAATACTTGCATTACTTGACAACTATCCAGGTTACCAGTGCAAACTTATTTACCAGTGATTACAGAGAGAAGCTCGAATGCCAGCCAACTGACTTGATACATATCTGTATAGACACATatatcattttaaaatgtatatagGTATAGATGAATATGTCTGTATTCATAATATTATATACATAATACATAATATTATGTACCTTATATAATCATTTAATGACAAAACTGTTTGGAGCAAGAGTTAGCACTCTCCCATATCATAGGCTGAAGGACTGAAGAATTAAAgtagaattattttctctgaaagctTAATTAAAGCCCTGTAATAGAGGTCTGtgagaacagaaataaaggaaGTGAAGTGGTTTGAAGTGTCTGTTTTCACAGGCCCCTGAGAAAGagctttaataaaaattaaaagggagCTGGGGGAACAAGAACAAGAAGTAGCATATGTCTGCCAGAAAAATcatgtgaaaacattttgtgtttttctggacAAGACCTGATCATAGCCTGAACAAACCTCACACATCAGTGCCGCACTACAAAAGACCTTATAGAGGAACTGAAAGAAtatgaaagcagagcagaaacatTGTGAAAGACCCCACAGAGGAGGTACTAAGCCCCATAGAGGAATCTGTGCGTGGCACGAGCTGGTGATTTAATCGAATAGCTAGAAATGGTTGCATAGAGAGAATAGACCGAATTGATAGAATTGGAGCTTGTCACTGAGATAAGAAATTTCCTCTGCTTATAGGTATTGTTACATTTGGCTGTGCTGTTTGTAATTACTGAATCACAAGATGTTCTTCAAAACAGCAATATTAACTGAGAATGACAATGACTAGTGCTCCACAGATGCCTAACAAAGTACAGCATTGCCCCAGATGGAATGGAAATGCTTTCCCTCTCATTTCCTTCTAGAGCTGGCAGACTTCTGTGTTGTGGGTCTGAATGTTACAGCTTTAGGCCAGGCTAGTGGCACATAAACACAAGGTTagtgcagtgtgtgtgtgtacagggATCAGGGGTGAAGGTTCTGGGGATGTGACATAATCTGCAAAAGAGGAATGAAGTTAACAGGTGTTGTtcatcagcaaaagaaaacaggtgGCAGTTTACCAAGATGACCTCTCTCTGCCTGGCCATAGCAGCCTCCCTTGGTGTTGACCAGAAAAAACAGGTCAGGTCCTCAGGGGGACATCTTGCTGAATGCACAGTCATTCCAGAAAAggaaagctacagaaaaagtCTTTATCCTTTGAGATTTTGGGAGGCTGAGCgcagaaggaaacagaggaTGCTGCAATGTGAAGCTACGTGCTATCTCAACGCTGAAAGCAACGTGCAGCTCTGGTGCTTCTTTCCATAACTTGGGGACCATCTTGAATTGAGTAGAATGACTTACTCTGGTCTcaaataaaatgtctttctgtCTTGCTAGCTGGGAACCAGAGTTTTAGAATAATGAGACAGGAAGTTTGGTTGTGTGGTCAGGTGATGCCACTTTCAGTTCCTGAAAGTTTATAACTTGACTTAAAAGGTAACTTCTGCATCAGAGACAGTTGAGATCTGAGAAGCAATGGATATATCAGTGCACACTGTTAACTTTTCCAGTACTCTTGGCTATACTGGGAGCCTGCACTGCAGCCAGACAGCAGAGTACTCATACAGTCAACCTGTGAAGTTACACAGCTGGCATTGATATGTATGCTGAAGAGTAGAAAGGATGATTTCTATATATAAGAAATTATGAAACCAGCAATGGTCATAACAGCAAGCTAACTTGTTTGCATTTTCATAGTAGACCCCTTCCCTGTCCCagttctgctgagctgctttgtgTTGTGTTAACTGGGTTCTATTAAGTCTTGtctggtttgaaaaaaaacagccgAAGTTGGTGTAGACTGAAATTTGATTTGAGGTGCCTCATTTAATCATATATCTATTTTGTGGTAAGATAGTTATGAAGGAATCTTTTCATGACATGCTGTTTGTGACAACTGAGTTAGTAACATTTGTGGGGAAGTAAGAGCCAACGTCTGGAGCATGAGTCAGTTGCCAAAGCAGGCATCATAATTTCTTGGAAGAGAAATGGATTATTAATGGATGTGAATTTTATGCAGAAATGGaaagtagttttattttatactgaatgtaggtgtttttctgttttgtgtgcaACAGTTCTCATTGCATTTAAACCCTTTTCCCTAATTTGCTGAACCTTTGAGGCCTCTCTTGTGGGAAAAACTGGGCCTGTTTCAATACTTACTGTCAAAAAGAATGACTCTGCCATCCCCACCGCAAGGCTGAGTGTGGTCTCCAAAGCAAACACTGTTGCATTCCGTACTGGCTGCCTCTCCGTATCTCCAGTAGTCGGGATTATTTCCACAGAAACAAGCATAGCCTGATTCCATGCCTGCAAACTTTGACAACAAAGATGCATAAGAAAGGGAGGGGTAATGTGTAAAGGAGTGACGTCAGGAGTTTTTATGAGCAAGAAAGCTGGCAGCAGATTTTGTGTGTTTTAGAGAAGTATCATAGAGGTCGCACCACCAACTGTTTTTGCTTGAGTTACTTCAGACTAGCAAGGAAGATGGAGTGGAGGGCAGTTAGGTTATATCATAACTGCAGTAAACAAGTACACTTTCTTCTGGCATCCTGGCATTATTAACTAGTTGTCTGCCCAGATTGCTCTGGATGCAGAGAGAGGGCTAGATCCCCT
The sequence above is a segment of the Apus apus isolate bApuApu2 chromosome 16, bApuApu2.pri.cur, whole genome shotgun sequence genome. Coding sequences within it:
- the KREMEN1 gene encoding kremen protein 1; this translates as MEPPALAAALALSGLALSCCREPVLSECYTANGADYRGTQNQTSQYAGKPCLFWNETFEHPYNTLKYPNGEGGLGEHNYCRNPDGDVSPWCYIAEHEDGIYWKYCEIPSCRMPGNLGCYKDHGEPPPLTGTSETSNKLTIQTCISSCRSQQFKFAGMESGYACFCGNNPDYWRYGEAASTECNSVCFGDHTQPCGGDGRVILFDTLIGACGGNYTSATAVIYSPDFPDTYGTGKVCYWTIQVPGASQIHFSFALFEIKDATDMVELLDGYTYHVLARFNGKNRPPHTFNISLDFVILYFFSDEINQAQGFAVRYRAVKDNVHQNKTPINQTISEKTNEQANISINAARSSKILYVITTSPSHPSSSMPEWTIYCLTALLILSVTAIIAKIFLHVTMRSHQMPPATETEDSSEATTAGEIWSIFYQPSTSISIFKKKLRSQQDDCNPLVGN